In Bradyrhizobium guangdongense, the sequence ACCCAGGCCCCGTCGAAGCCGCTCGCTCCCAACCGCGCCGCCAAGGCCGACCGGCTGGTTCCAACGCTGGCGCTAGCCTCCGCTGCGATTGAGCCGGTTCAAGTGCCAGCCGACAAGCTATCCCAGGCGCCGGTCCTGACCGAGCCGCTGCGTCAGGCCTTTGCTGCGGCCACGCCGTCAGACTTCCCAATGCCCAAAGCGGACATCAACGAGGCGCCCGCGCCTGCGGAAGCCCCGGCCGCCGTCGAAGCCCCGGCCAAGCCGAAGCTGGCGGCGAAGCCGCAGCCGCCCAAAACCTATTCGCTGCTCTCCGACGCGCAGATCGCGGGCATCAGGGATCGCCTGAAACTGTCGTCGTCGCAGGAATACTATTGGCCCTCGGTGGAAACCGCGCTGCGCAACGTCGTCCGCAAGATCTCGGCCAACAAGCTCTCAAATCCCCACGGACCCAACGTGCAGATCGATCCGGACTGCGACGAGGTCCAGCAGTTGAAATCGGCCGCGATGCCGCTGCTGTTCCAGCTGCGCGACGACCAGAAGGAAGAAGTGCGCAAGCTCGCCCGCATCATCGGGCTGGAGAAGGTCGCGCAGCAGATCTAACGCGCAAGTTCCTGCAGGAACTATGCTGGAGTCAGGAACATCCGGCAATTGACAGGCGTTGCACGGTCCAAAGAGGGAGTGGACCAATGCGCGCCTCGACAGCTTATTTCGTCGGTGCCGGGTCGATCGTCGCCGCCATCGCCATTGGTCTCGGCGGCGGCATCGTCGCTGGCAACATCATGAATCCGATCGCGCCCAAGCAGGGGCCTGACACCAGCAAGATGGCGCAGCGCTCTGGGGCCGCCGGAGCGGCCACCACGAACGCGCCCTCGGAGCGCGTGCAATATCTCACGGGCTCGCAGGCGTTCGGCGCCATGATCGCCGCGCCGGCTCAGGCCGAAGCCAAGCCGGACGTCAAGCCTGAGACCGGAACGACGCAGGCGAATGCTGAGCCGCCGGCGCCGCCGCAGACGGCGGCAACTGAGCCGGCCAAGCCAACACCTTCCCCGCCGCAAGCGGCAAGGCCTGCCGAACAGCAGGCCGCCACAGAGCCGGCATCCTCTCCTGAGAATGCCTATGCCAAGGCCAGGGAGTCTGACGTCAAGCGCGCCGCGTCTGAGCGGCGCCGGGCGGAGCGACATGCGCGCTGGGCCGAGCGCCGCCGCTATGACCAGCGCGATGCCCGCGGTGGGCGCGATCAGACCAATTGGGATGATGTCGCGCGCAACATCCGCGAGGATTCCGACTCACGCGACTATGCGAGCCGTCCGCGCGGCGGCTTCCCGCAGATCCGTCTGTTCGGCTCCGACGACGATGACTAGCGCCTGAGGCCGTAGGCCGCTTGTTGGCCTTCTCCCCATAAAGGGGAGAAGGAGCAGACGTCACCCCCCGTGCGATTCAACCACCTTGCGACAGGCGTCCGAGAGCTTGGTCTTGTTCTCGCGCAGGCAGGCATTCATCTGCGGCGGCTTGCCGATGTGCTCGGCGCAGAACTTGCTCGCGTCGCCGCGGCAGGCCATCTGCTCCTGCGGGGAGGGGCCGGATTGCGCTGAAGCGGGCACGGCAGCGACGGTGAGCAGCAGCGCGGCAAGAATTGAAGTCTTCATAAAGCACCTCTTCGAAATTGTGATTTCTCTCGCTCGGGATCGGGCGAGCCGGACCATCTCGCGGAGATCCATGGCCGGTCCATGCCATGTTCATGGCATCGGTTCGGAGGCTTGCCTGGCACACCCCCATCTTCATGGCATGTCTTGGCGCGTCGTCTTTTGCCATTGAAGCTGCACGTCGGCTGCGAGACCCGGTGATTGCACCGGGCGCCGGACGGGAAGCAGGAGAGCGAAATGTCGAAAAAAGCGGGAGCGCTGAGCGCCGGACTGACGGTGATGATGCTGGCCGGTGCGGCGACGGTGTCGTTGGGCACGAGCCCGGCGCAGGCGGTGGTCTATTGCAAGACGGTCGGTGTACCCAAAGGCTGCGTGGTGCGGCCGGATGCGGCGGTGGTGGTTGCGCCGGGCGCA encodes:
- a CDS encoding cysteine rich repeat-containing protein translates to MKTSILAALLLTVAAVPASAQSGPSPQEQMACRGDASKFCAEHIGKPPQMNACLRENKTKLSDACRKVVESHGG